GGAATGTGGGAGTAAAACATGCTACTGCATGAATTATAACAATTTATTAGTGTTGCTGCGAGTTTGTGTTTTGTTGTTTCATTCAAGCTTATATTCAATTGACACTATGGTTATTGATTCAGACTTATTTAAAGCAATTAATGTGGCCAATGATAGTTCCAAAGAACATATTGGATAAGTTTGTTTTGTGCAGGAAGCTAGAAATCAACTCGAAGTCCAGTGTTTAAGGATGAAAAGCTCTAAAGATAAGTCTGATTAAAGTGTACTGGACAGATGAGTGTGGAAGGAAAAGGTGTGAGAATTGTAGTGATTACTAAAGTATGGATTGTACATATATGCATATGTCATTGACATCATAAAGTGCGATTTTGAATATCATGATTTCAGGGTGCATACAGTATTGATACATGCATTGTTTTCTGGAGTTCGATTTTCAAATGGTTACTGGTAGATGTGTATAGGATATGGATTGCGTGAAACTCATGGTGATCACTAAAGAATGATTTATAATGAACATgttgtttcaaaccataactAGTTAACgtccaagtgggagaatgtaagaatcCTAATTAGACTCAACTAGTAGTGATATAGGTGTGTCAACATGTTTGAAATTATAAATCAGTTAGGGTTTTGTATATGTGTAAAACCATGTCCTATAATTGAGGAGTTACATCCATTATGCTTTGCATTTTGAAGCACGTACTAGAACTACTTCCTCCACTACTGGAACTGAAAGCAACGGCTCTATAACCAACCTCCATGATGGATGGAAGTTGGGTAACCTTGCTTTATTTAAAAAGGATTCCCTGCTCACAGAGAAAAGGTTCTTTGTTTTTGGGACTATCACCATAAGGACATACAGGTCTCCAAGTGAGTAGAAGAGCCTTTTGCATCGTGTTCATGGCCTCTGCAGGAACGAATTGGTGATCTTTTGTATTCTGCAGGTAAGATTACACTAATCTTGCTGCGTTGTGTTCTAGAGTTTACTGTTAGTTTTAGGGTTAATTCcaacatttggtatcagagccatctAACAGGCCCTAGATCCAATGCATTATTTCCAATCACTCTGAGAATGATTAGATTCATATTTGCTGGGAAAATGATAtatataattctttattttcCTAACTTAACGAAACTGGTGTGGATATTTAAATACATGTACGCTATTTCAAGCCTGCGTTTCTTGCCATTTGAAGTTGTTAACTGGTAGCATTAAAACTGTTCGGACTTGTTATATGCATTTGATTGATTTAAATGGCTGATTAATTCTTGTCTTACAAGAATATATTGGTTAAGTCTAACATGTAGGTAGCTTGAAATATTGGAGTCCCGTGATTGTAAATAGATCATTCAATCTTGACCAATAAAAGTAAACTGGGTTAATTAGTGGGAGTAGAAGTTCTCTCTTGTGCAGTCATCCTTAGCTTCTACAGGTAGTATTTTCATACTTTTATCTTGTGGCGTTGCTGACAGGTTTCATAAACAAGTAATCTTGTTATTAAAGTCTCACTCCAGAAtgacatatatgtatatatatcggTAATTAATGGCTTGCTAATGATTTAGACAATTGCAGGGCTATGTATATAGTGTTATGTCGCTAATAGTTTTTTGGGCATCTAATGATTCATCTTGTTAAAGACTCCAATTAAAATAATCTTCACGAAAAAGTGGGATTATCAGGAattttatttgacaaaaactTAATTGTGGTTTATGGTTGGTTCATGTGTATAAAGTTTTTCAGACACATGTTGGAAGGCATGATGATGATAAAGATAACTCATCGTAAAGGTTATCGACACTAACGGCTTTTGCAGGAGCAACAACCATGATAAAGTATTCTTGAACAAAtgtttatataatttttcaCCAAAGTGAGAATTATTAGGAAGTTCTGTTCAATGTAATTTTTACTTGAAATTGTGACTAACAGTTTATAACATGATACTAATCTTTCCAATGAAAGAAATAATGATTGGTTCAAACTGTGACTCAGTGTATAGTATTTCATGATTCCGTAAGGCAACTTTAGTCTCTTGTCCAAAGATGTGATTCAAGTTGGAATgtgaattttgtgaaatagcTATACAAATAAGGATGTGTAATGCATATTTGGCAGTTTATGTTTCTTGCCCAAAGGTGTAACATAAATCTGTGTTTAATATTTAAAGTTGTTTCTCATCCGAGGTTGCGGAGTAGAAGCTTTTCTTTGGTTTCATCCATGACTTCTTCAGGTAGGTAATCATTCATCTCTTTACACTTCCAATATGTTGTTCACTGCTGTACTCTTTGCATATAGGTAATGTCTTCTTGATTACACTATAATAcatgttgatatatatatatatatatatatatattggcacATAGACATTGGTGTAATGCAATTGTAGCTTAATAATTGAATCGTTGCTCACATGATATTTTATTCGATCAATTTCAAAGTGGGTCTCTGCTTTCCCATTTGTTTAATTGTAACACTCTTTTTGCTTTGAGTCGGGTTCCAATTAATAATAGGTTTTTCTTAAACAATTATTGATGAACTTAGAAAGAAAAGTAATGAAGCATATCAACTATATATAAAAACGACAAAGTTATCACATAGCATCTTAATTATAACAAGGGGATCGATGATCTTCTTGCCCAAAGGTGTAGATCATTATTTTTGGTTCAATTAGGATGGCATAGTATGaatttatttcaaaaaaaaaaaaaaaatttgtgaaaGCCTTGCCCAAAGGTGTTGAAAGTTTTCATGAGGTAACCCATGTAATGCGTGATCAAGAGATAaagttctttatttttatttacgaATGCTTTTGCTATGAGCCTCATTATAGGTATGTAAGGGACCAATTTTAATGAAAGCATGAGATAGaaaatgtttatatatatatatatcttcatGAGAGATGTCGATGCACAAAAATTGCTTggcaaattatatcttgaatAAAGCTTAATCAATGGCACATATATGGACCATGAAAATGCTTGACATTTTGATATGTTGTACGTATATATGTCTTCTCCTACAATTCACATTTTCGTGGTCATTGGttatgtattttatttgttataaaTTTATAAGTAATCTATGCTCATAAAGAAATCTATGCTGGCAGTTTCTGGTTAGTCCACTTTGCTTCTCTTGGTTATTAATAGGACAACCATGACTTCTTAACTTGTTATATGAATAATAAGCGTCTCTGGTTTATTTTACATAACTTGAGGATtagtcattatatatatatatatatatatatatatatatatatatatataattaattatagtaAATCCTAGAGTAATTGGAACTCACTCGTGGAATCTTGTTTTGGATTTCTATTCTTTtgtgtttaaaattttaagcaacTAGTACGCTGAATTTTGGTGAAGCAATAAATTAATGAGTGTTTTGCCCAAGTAAGAGAATAAGTGACGAAATCTTGAGCTTCACACTCATTAACTCATTCAAAAGTTATTGAGTTCTAAAAGATTATGAGAGTTGTTCTTTGTGTTGTCCAAATCAAATTGAAAGTAAACTAAAGTTTTTGAAAACACATGTATTAAGTTTCCTTCTATGACGAATGCATGTTTAATATTCAACATCCATATGTGAGACAACAAATCAGTAACGCCAATGTACTATTAGCATGCTCTACCATCCAAGTCTTGGAACAATAACTAATGTACGCATGCATACGGCATATGGCATATACCACCATGACATGAATCAAATGGAAAGTCATTATTTCCAACGCAATCAGTTTCAGGCTGTAAAGCAAGTTTCATTAGTTTCATGCTGTAGAGCAAGGGTTTCATAATTTTGCACTAGAATTTGCTAAAATGTAGTGTAAGGAACCTCACCCTGATTCAAACTAGCATGACTCAAGTTGAATTATAATCTTAAAGATGACAACATGGTTAAATTGTGTGACTATATATAATGTATATATGATGTTTATGTGCATTCTCTATCGTCTTTGTCTATTGCATATGGTTGCATTGGATGGTTACATGTTGGTCTTTATAAGGAGTGTGAAGCTAATACGAACTAATGTTTGATATCGATACAATTGTGGTCCAGTTGTTTCATACCGTTTGATTGTTTGTGGTATGGTTTTGTGTATCCATCATACATGCTTAAATGAATATCAAGGAAAGATTGGAATATCTTGTGCAAAGATTGTGATACTTTTGTGACTTTTTCATTGATAATGTGATTTCTTGCATGTTaaagaaacataaaataaataaataaataaaattatgtgGTAAGATGCTTTTGTGTTAACTAATTGTCGTAGTAAGGTTGCTCCCAAAGCATGCATATTTCAGAACTTTATCAAAAGTGTTGTTCTGTAATTAAGTTatgattaattaaattagtgGGAGTGATAACTTTATATTTGTTTTGCCTTACATCTTGCAAATTATTATGTATTGTACTCTTTCGCCGTAAGGGTTCTTTCTGGTTTGATTAAAAGAATATGTGCAATAAATACACTTGGTGGCCAACTAGTTAGAATAATGGCTAATTGTACTACTTCGTGAAAGTGTTTTGGACTTGTGACTTCAATTTTTGAAGTAATAAGGAAGACTGTTATACGGTGATACAGGAGATTAACTTGTGAATATAAGGATGGAGATTATGACTATTCAAATAAGGATCTATATATACGGCTATTGCATTTTCACATAAGGTTGTTGCATACAGTTTACTAGAAACGTACCACTATCGTGAAGCTTTATTGTTAGTTTCAATATGCGAGATTAGTGGGAATGTTCAAAGAACATGTAGCAAACATGGGTGTGCATGATAGTTTTGATTCTGTAGGAATGTGGGAGTAAAACATGCTACTGCATGAATTATAACAATTTATTAGTGTTGCTGCGAGTTTGTGTTTTGTTGTTTCATTCAAGCTTATATTCAATTGACACTATGGTTATTGATTCAGACTTATTTAAAGCAATTAATGTGGCCAATGATTGTTCCAAAGAACATATTGGATAAGTTTGTTTTGTGCAGGAAGCTAGAAATCAACTCGAAGTCCAGTGTTTAAGGATGAAAAGCTCTAAAGATAAGTCTGATTAAAGTGTACTGGACAGATGAGTGTGGAAGGAAAAGGTGTGAGAATTGTAGTGATTACTAAAGTATGGATTGTACATATATGCATATGTCATTGACATCATAAAGTGCGATTTTGAATATCATGATTTCAGGGTGCATACAGTATTGATACATGCATTGTTTTCTGGAGTTCGATTTTCAAATGGTTACTGGTAGATGTGTATAGGATATGGATTGCGTGAAACTCATGGTGATCACTAAAGAATGATTTATAATGAACATgttgtttcaaaccataactAGTTAACgtccaagtgggagaatgtaagaatcCTAATTAGACTCAACTAGTAGTGATATAGGTGTGTCAACatctttaaaattataaatcaGTTAGAGTTTTGTATATGTGTAATACCATGTCCTATAATTGAAGAGTTACATCCATCATGCTTTGCATTTTGAAGCCCGTACTAGAACTACTTCTTCCACTACTGGAACTGAAAGCAACGGCTCTATAACCAACCTCCATGATAGATAGAAGTTGGGTAACCTTGCTTTATTTAAAAAGGATTCCCTGCTCATAGAGAAAAGGTTCTTCGTTTTTGGGACTATCACCATAAGGACATACAGGTCTCCAAATGAGTAGAAGAGCCTTTTGCATCGTGTTCATGGCCTCTGCAGGAACGAATTGGTGATCTTTTGTATTCTGCAGGTAAGATTACACTAATCTTGCTGCGTTGTGTTCTAGAGTTTACTGTTAGTTTTATGGTTAATTCCAACAGAAACTAGTAGTTTATTCACAAAATTACACCATACCAAACATACAAATACTACTACTCAGTGCAGGCTATTATATTTTACATAGCTAGAGACTCAAACAAAGACCCTGGGAACAGAATCAACAGGCATACAGCCCACCTCCTTGAGCTCAGTCTTAAACCCTTTTCCTCCTCCGTTGGCCAAAGGATGCATCCCAAGATTCGGCCCCGCCATATACGCTCGCTTCTCCCTCTCCTCCTCAAAACTCACCCCATACCGTCTCTCCACGTCTCTGGCGAGCTCCGGTCGCAACTGTCCATCCCTAGTTAAAGCCAGCATAATTTGCGGAATGCCGAGCGGCAAATCGTCCCCCCTATCCACCTGCCAAAAATGGATGGTCTTCCCGTAAGTCTTGCACAGCTTGTCCAGGTCTTGCCTCTCGATGGGACCCGGAACGCTGGGCATGAAGAGAACCCCGCTCTTGACCTCGTATTCATGCGAGTGCCAGAGCGGCTTCTCGCTGTCCGGGAGGGTGAGGAAGAGGGCCTCGGATATGATATACTCGAGGCCGATGAGCTTGGCGTCAGCAGCTTCGCTGTCGTAGATGAGGCACTGACGCATCTCTTCGTTCTGGTG
This genomic interval from Malus domestica chromosome 05, GDT2T_hap1 contains the following:
- the LOC103431689 gene encoding oil body-associated protein 1A-like, whose protein sequence is MATTHAQVPGEPTPTSMAFLETATAAVQNFSPIKSIHQHLCAFHFYSHDMTRQVEAHHFCAHQNEEMRQCLIYDSEAADAKLIGLEYIISEALFLTLPDSEKPLWHSHEYEVKSGVLFMPSVPGPIERQDLDKLCKTYGKTIHFWQVDRGDDLPLGIPQIMLALTRDGQLRPELARDVERRYGVSFEEEREKRAYMAGPNLGMHPLANGGGKGFKTELKEVGCMPVDSVPRVFV